Proteins from a genomic interval of Trifolium pratense cultivar HEN17-A07 linkage group LG6, ARS_RC_1.1, whole genome shotgun sequence:
- the LOC123893196 gene encoding probable UDP-3-O-acylglucosamine N-acyltransferase 2, mitochondrial isoform X2: MTTMAAVTGRKLLSFTRSTPTPFLNFNQNLNFLYILSSHPRFSTTTTTSSSEDSFGAFSDGKFKKWQNGGGIFHESACIDSTAFLDVGAIVHSQSVVASNVRIGSGTVVGPSVSIAHSTQIGFNVSLSNCSIGDSCVIHNGVCIGQDGFGFYVDGDGNMVKKPQTLNVIIGNNVEIGANTCIDRGSWRDTFIGDNSKIDNLVQIGHNVVIGKNCMLCGQVGIAGSATIGDYVTMGGRVAVRDHVSIASKVRLAALSCVTKNITEPGDYGGFPAVSIHKWRRQVASGFVVRGV; the protein is encoded by the exons ATGACAACTATGGCTGCTGTAACTGGAAGAAAATTACTTTCCTTTACTCGTTCAACTCCAACCCCTTTTCTCAATTTCAATCAAAATCTAAACTTTCTCTATATTCTCTCTTCTCATCCTCGTTTctctactactactactacttctTCTTCCG AAGATAGTTTTGGAGCTTTCAGTGATGGTAAATTTAAGAAATGGCAAAATGGGGGTGGCATTTTTCATGAATCAGCTTGTATTGACTCAACAGCGTTTCTAGATGTTGGTGCTATTGTTCATTCTCAATCTGTTGTTGCTTCAAATGTTCGTATTGGTTCTGGAACTGTTGTTGGTCCTTCTGTTTCTATTGCTCATTCAACACAAATTGG GTTTAATGTCTCACTTAGTAATTGCAGTATAGGTGATTCATGTGTAATTCACAACGGAGTCTGCATTGGTCAAGATG GGTTTGGATTTTATGTGGATGGTGATGGTAATATGGTAAAGAAGCCTCAG ACATTGAATGTAATAATAGGGAACAATGTGGAAATTGGTGCAAATACATGCATTGACAGGGGCAG CTGGAGAGATACATTTATTGGGGACAACTCGAAGATAGATAATTTAGTTCAG ATTGGCCATAATGTAGTTATTGGGAAGAATTGTATGCTTTGTGGACAAGTTGGTATTGCAGGCTCAGCAAC CATAGGAGACTATGTGACAATGGGAGGAAGGGTAGCAGTGCGAGATCATGTATCGATTGCATCAAAG GTTCGGCTTGCCGCGTTAAGTTGTGTAACCAAGAACATCACAGAACCTGGGGACTATGGTGGCTTTCCAGCT GTTTCTATTCACAAATGGCGGAGGCAAGTTGCCAGTGGTTTTGTAGTTAGGGGAGTGTAG
- the LOC123893196 gene encoding probable UDP-3-O-acylglucosamine N-acyltransferase 2, mitochondrial isoform X1, which translates to MTTMAAVTGRKLLSFTRSTPTPFLNFNQNLNFLYILSSHPRFSTTTTTSSSDSFGAFSDGKFKKWQNGGGIFHESACIDSTAFLDVGAIVHSQSVVASNVRIGSGTVVGPSVSIAHSTQIGFNVSLSNCSIGDSCVIHNGVCIGQDGFGFYVDGDGNMVKKPQTLNVIIGNNVEIGANTCIDRGSWRDTFIGDNSKIDNLVQIGHNVVIGKNCMLCGQVGIAGSATIGDYVTMGGRVAVRDHVSIASKVRLAALSCVTKNITEPGDYGGFPAVSIHKWRRQVASGFVVRGV; encoded by the exons ATGACAACTATGGCTGCTGTAACTGGAAGAAAATTACTTTCCTTTACTCGTTCAACTCCAACCCCTTTTCTCAATTTCAATCAAAATCTAAACTTTCTCTATATTCTCTCTTCTCATCCTCGTTTctctactactactactacttctTCTTCCG ATAGTTTTGGAGCTTTCAGTGATGGTAAATTTAAGAAATGGCAAAATGGGGGTGGCATTTTTCATGAATCAGCTTGTATTGACTCAACAGCGTTTCTAGATGTTGGTGCTATTGTTCATTCTCAATCTGTTGTTGCTTCAAATGTTCGTATTGGTTCTGGAACTGTTGTTGGTCCTTCTGTTTCTATTGCTCATTCAACACAAATTGG GTTTAATGTCTCACTTAGTAATTGCAGTATAGGTGATTCATGTGTAATTCACAACGGAGTCTGCATTGGTCAAGATG GGTTTGGATTTTATGTGGATGGTGATGGTAATATGGTAAAGAAGCCTCAG ACATTGAATGTAATAATAGGGAACAATGTGGAAATTGGTGCAAATACATGCATTGACAGGGGCAG CTGGAGAGATACATTTATTGGGGACAACTCGAAGATAGATAATTTAGTTCAG ATTGGCCATAATGTAGTTATTGGGAAGAATTGTATGCTTTGTGGACAAGTTGGTATTGCAGGCTCAGCAAC CATAGGAGACTATGTGACAATGGGAGGAAGGGTAGCAGTGCGAGATCATGTATCGATTGCATCAAAG GTTCGGCTTGCCGCGTTAAGTTGTGTAACCAAGAACATCACAGAACCTGGGGACTATGGTGGCTTTCCAGCT GTTTCTATTCACAAATGGCGGAGGCAAGTTGCCAGTGGTTTTGTAGTTAGGGGAGTGTAG